Proteins encoded by one window of Cylindrospermum stagnale PCC 7417:
- the psbD gene encoding photosystem II D2 protein (photosystem q(a) protein): protein MTIAVGRAPSSRGWFDALDDWLKRDRFVFVGWSGILLFPCAFLALGGWLTGTTFVTSWYTHGLASSYLEGANFLTVAVSTPADSMGHSLLLLWGPEAQGDFTRWIQLGGLWPFVALHGAFGLIGFMLRQFEIARLVGIRPYNALAFSGPIAVFVSVFLIYPLGQSSWFFAPSFGVAAIFRFLLFLQGFHNWTLNPFHMMGVAGILGGALLCAIHGATVENTLFEDGEGSNTFRAFNPTQSEETYSMVTANRFWSQIFGIAFSNKRWLHFFMLFVPVTGLWMSAIGIVGLALNLRAYDFVSQELRAAEDPEFETFYTKNILLNEGIRAWMAPQDQPHEQFVFPEEVLPRGNAL, encoded by the coding sequence ATGACCATTGCAGTAGGACGCGCCCCCAGTTCTAGAGGGTGGTTTGACGCTCTAGACGACTGGTTAAAGCGCGATCGCTTCGTATTCGTAGGTTGGTCAGGGATACTACTGTTCCCCTGCGCCTTCCTAGCACTAGGCGGTTGGCTAACAGGTACAACCTTCGTTACCTCTTGGTACACCCACGGATTAGCCTCCTCCTACTTAGAAGGAGCTAACTTCCTGACAGTAGCAGTATCCACCCCTGCCGACAGCATGGGACACTCCCTACTGTTGCTCTGGGGACCAGAAGCTCAAGGCGACTTCACCCGTTGGATTCAATTAGGTGGATTGTGGCCATTCGTCGCCCTCCACGGAGCCTTCGGTTTAATCGGCTTCATGTTGCGGCAATTTGAAATCGCCCGCCTAGTAGGGATTCGTCCTTACAACGCCCTCGCCTTCTCTGGCCCCATCGCCGTATTCGTCAGCGTCTTCTTGATTTACCCCTTGGGACAATCCAGCTGGTTCTTCGCACCCAGCTTTGGCGTTGCTGCTATTTTCCGCTTCCTCCTATTCCTACAAGGCTTCCACAACTGGACCCTCAACCCCTTCCACATGATGGGAGTAGCGGGTATCCTGGGTGGAGCGCTATTGTGCGCCATTCACGGAGCCACAGTCGAAAATACCTTGTTTGAAGATGGTGAAGGTTCTAACACCTTCCGCGCCTTCAATCCGACCCAATCGGAAGAAACCTACTCAATGGTGACAGCAAACCGTTTCTGGTCACAGATTTTCGGCATTGCTTTCTCTAACAAGCGCTGGTTGCACTTCTTCATGTTGTTTGTGCCAGTAACAGGCTTGTGGATGAGCGCCATCGGTATCGTCGGCTTGGCACTCAACCTGCGGGCTTATGACTTCGTCTCCCAAGAATTGCGGGCAGCCGAAGACCCAGAGTTTGAAACTTTCTATACCAAAAACATTTTGCTGAACGAGGGTATCCGCGCTTGGATGGCTCCTCAAGATCAACCCCACGAACAATTTGTATTCCCTGAGGAAGTATTACCTCGCGGTAACGCTCTCTAA
- a CDS encoding 4a-hydroxytetrahydrobiopterin dehydratase: MAQPLTQAEIQSKASLLSGWTVEGSKLQTTRKFKDFVQAIEFVNKLVEPSESVGHHPDIEISYNKVKITLTTHDAGGLTQNDFNLAEVISQIN, from the coding sequence ATGGCGCAACCACTTACACAAGCAGAAATTCAATCAAAAGCCAGCCTTCTGTCAGGTTGGACAGTTGAGGGGTCAAAATTGCAGACCACCCGTAAATTTAAAGATTTTGTCCAAGCAATTGAGTTTGTCAATAAGTTAGTGGAACCTTCTGAGTCGGTTGGACATCATCCAGATATAGAGATTTCTTATAACAAAGTGAAAATTACACTGACAACACATGATGCCGGTGGGTTGACGCAGAATGACTTTAATCTAGCAGAGGTAATTTCTCAGATCAACTAA